The Salinicoccus roseus genome window below encodes:
- a CDS encoding (deoxy)nucleoside triphosphate pyrophosphohydrolase, with product MKKYIRVVGAVIVNEKDEILCAQRPEGKNLALMWEFPGGKIEAGEAPAEALKRELMEEMECEIEVGERITTTVHDYDFGTVELTTYYAKQLSGEIQLLEHIDMKWLSRKDIEALDWAPADIPAIEMIKNGSPAK from the coding sequence ATGAAGAAATATATCAGAGTCGTTGGTGCTGTCATAGTGAATGAAAAGGATGAGATATTGTGTGCACAGAGGCCGGAAGGCAAGAACCTGGCGCTGATGTGGGAATTCCCGGGAGGCAAGATTGAAGCGGGTGAGGCACCGGCGGAAGCGCTGAAGCGTGAGCTGATGGAAGAGATGGAATGCGAAATAGAAGTGGGGGAGCGGATCACCACCACAGTGCATGACTATGACTTCGGAACGGTCGAACTGACGACATATTATGCGAAGCAGCTGTCGGGGGAAATCCAGCTCCTCGAACATATCGATATGAAATGGCTGTCACGCAAGGACATCGAAGCACTCGACTGGGCACCTGCTGACATTCCGGCCATCGAAATGATCAAAAATGGCAGCCCGGCGAAATAG